TGAACACTTTTGGTTCACCTGTTGGATAGACACCATCAAGTGAACTTGAGtgttttaagaatttaaaaaaataaagttgatAACTTCTGAGTAATCGATTTGGTACTCATCAAATCttttatttatatcatttttttttttagatttgatttgattttttattttgatcatattattattttttatttaacttaaaaattaatattattaatacttttattttttttattcattatttcaacttttattaaaatattttttttattaataacataaaatataaaatatttatttatatctaaaaacttaaaattaattataattttttttattaacaataataattattttattattttatttatatttttaaatttatttttttaaaataattattttttaattttaataataaaataaatgatataatgcgatagattaataattatatatttattttaataatataataaatgatataatatattaatttaataatatttatttaatttaataatataataaatttataattttatatttatttaaataataaaataaattatatgatatatacccttattagtaatTTCACATATCAATAGTaacagttaaatataattttactaaacacaaaacataaatcagctatcagctattAACTATCCGCTGTATTCAACGGATAAACTAAACAGGCACTTAATAAAGCTGTCTTTATTCTAAAAAAAATTGATGCTTTCTTTTAttgattattaaatttattattacataaaattaaatatttaattaaatgattattaatttatttttatataaaattaaatttatattaaatatattaaaaaaaatccatTTGTTATTTTCATTACCTTTTTTTAATTGAACATGGTAGGCCAGTAGAATATTATCAACTCACAATAATGACTTCCCCACTTGCCAAATAGAGATGCTTCAATCCATTTGTTAGTTTTATAATGAGAAGTAAAAGTAAAATATTTTAATCCATCAGCTGTCTTGATTTTTGAATATAAAAATTACTTCTAAtagataaatattatattaattaatttttacattttattttacattttatttgagtacatttacttttttttaactttgattttaataatttttagttttagttacTTGGGGAGCATCCTCTCAAATATTTTATGTTTACTTGAATGCATTTGTTGCTTTTATAGTTAACAATGTATTAAATTATATATGAATTagtaatttgataaattttataaataaattataatcaaagtaattatagttaaatttcaatatataatttgttttctttaaaaataatttgtttgatttaaaatttaaatattaatatttataattgggTGATTATTTGAAATAAACAATAGCACAACCGACTAGTTATGTGTCGATTGCAGGAAAGTCAATTAGtaactttcaattaattaaaaaaataatgtgaTCAGATGTTAATGTTTCATTGATTGGGATCATTCATTCAACTGATTCAACCTGCCACAAAACAGTGAGAattaactttatatatatatatatatatatatatatatatatatatataaattctaagTCAAAACTAATATTATAGGGGTTTCTAGAATTTCAACTGAGGCTTGGATTGCTTCTGTAATTTTAGAAGGCGAATCGTACCAGGTCATCTCTTCTGTTCTTAGCAACTCTCaaggggtttttttttttttttttttttacaaagcaAGGCCTGTAGATAGGAGCAGTCACAGTTCAGGAATAGCTTGTAACAATTTCTAAATCACTGATTCATATTtaatgaaatcataaatttaaacTAAACCGTCATTTAATTGTTTGGAAGGTGGTTTCTGAATCATCGATTTCGGTTTAAGTCTTGGTTTAAAACGGTTTGAAAGGTAATTCGAAAAAGGACGGTTCCAAACTATTTGGAGGGCAATTTGGGGacaatttagataaaaaaaaaataagagaaaaattttattgatttagaattaagttatatttgtaaaaatatttcaatttttcttagaaatctttccatcaaaataaaataagaaaaaaagaatgaaattaattcatctttaagaaaaatttaataagaaaagacttggacttaattaaaaaattagagataaaagtaatttttttaaagaaactaaaagaaggttcatgaacttaattttgcctgtATATCCTCTTGGGATTTAGAAGAATCAAAGTTTTCAATTTTATTGCTTgtcttttttctaaaatttgcttgataatttaataattaaaaaaagtataaaagagataaaaaaaaattaaaatagagagtattaaaaatttattgaggatataaaataataatagaataattgagataatattgaaaattttaatgagtatataaaataataaagtagggaaattgagagagtattagaaattaaaaagagtgtaaaaaataattatttagaaaatttgagagaaattgagagagtattaaaaattaaagagagtATGTAGAATAATTGTATAGAGAATTTAAGatttatattaatgaattaaGAGTAGGGTGAGGTATTTATTgagtttttttatatttaaatcgtcGATTTGATCTGATTCAAAACTGTCAATTCAATCCAATTTGTAATTGCctattcacaatttttgaaaatatatgAACATGAACCAAACGATAAAATGATTCGATCCGATTCAAAGCTAGCTCCTGTTTTAACCGGTTTCATTTTGGTTTTGACCCAATCAGTTCTAAATCCAGTTCGATTTCAATTTGAAGCGGGATCGTGGCCACGCTACTCATAGGACCATATAACCCAAACAACAAACCGTAGGCAAGATCGGATAACAACCCGCACTGGAGTTCCAGCTCCTTCGCTGCAGCCGCAGCGCACCATCTTCCCCTGTAGAGGCAACAACCCGACGGAAAGCATGTAGGCCGAAACCACCCGTACTCGGCCAAACCCAGGAACTGCATGCTAAACCACCAAGAAGATAGATACCATTCTAGATGATGATGTTAATGTGAAGAATTTGTTTATCAAGCGATTAGGTAATTGAACTGCTCATGAGTTGGAAAAAAAAGGCCTCAATTGTTTTCTATTGATTTGGCTATGGATTTTGTCCCACTCATGAAAAAGCCAAATGAAAGTAAAGAGAAAACCTGTTAAGGAAGTTTCCATGTTAAGGTCACAACTGAATATGAGGACCAGAATGGGTCCATCACTCCATCTAATAATGAGATTTGACCCATTTGAACAGAACCTCACAAAATAAAATCCAAAAGCCGCAATGGATATATTTTCTATGGATATATTCTGTTTCTGAGCTTTTCGATTTAAAGTACTAGGATTTGTTTATTCTCTTTCTGCAAGTAGCTCTTGGTTCCCAACTTGTGATTCAGGATTTTCCTATTTTGGAAGGTTTTACTTCCTCTGTAGAGTTCGCACATTAAGCATTTCAATAGTTGTTGAATAATCAAGAATATTTTTAGTTATCCATAAGTTTTTAATTTGTCTTCCATGCCTGGTTTCACATCATTTGTCTTtagtttttaatcaagaatttttCTGTGCTGTTACAATTCAGAATTTCTCCCCAGAATGGATGGATCTTTTGGCGAAAGAAGTAGTGATGATATGATAGTTAAAAATTAAATGTTCCATTCCCCTTTGATTCAAATTGAGACAATTCAATGTctaaaaattcttaatttttcgaTTTCAGTTTGGTTCAAGGGAGACTAGGACTAGCCCTCCTCCAAGACGATTTTGTTCTAATTCAAAATCATGAACCGTTAATTGTTTCAATTTAGAATTTAATCAAGCTAATTTCAGTTTGATTTCAAGCCCAACTTGATCGTGGCTTGGTCTAGCTGAAACACTTGAAGCTAGTGGTATTCCCTTTCTTTGGTCTCTCAATGACAAATTTAATGGCTATCTCCTAGAAGGATTTGTTTGAGGAATTGAGCCACACGCCAAAGCTCGGAGGACCGGACCTTGTAGCTGGTGCCGTCGAGCAAGCCATCTCCGAAGGTTAAGTGATAGAGGATGATGAGTTGAGAGCATTGtcggtttattaaaattttatatatttaagtaAAAAATTTCAAAACAATACAACaaccttttaaaattattttttcaaattaatgatatttttctaaaaaaatagtTTCAACATCAATCTCATCTTTAAACTAGTCTCTGAGCTACAATTATCAACATATATATTACAAGAGTTATATCTAGTATTGAATGGACACAGTCGAATAACAATGACAGATGAAACATTTGAAAAGAGTTATTAAATCACGATCAGCGTGGCAATACATTTGAAAGAGTCAACTGATTAACAGAACAGATTTTGGGACTTGAAAATGGAGCTGGTCCTGCAACAAATTGCCAGATAGAAAATgctggttgtttaggttgaggaAGTGTCAGGGTATCACTTGCCAACATAACAACAACGGATGACATAGTAGGTCTCTCTGCTGGATCGTCTTGCACACACAGCAATCCAATGTGGATGCACTTTAGCACCTCAGCCGCCACACTTGACCTCGTAAGTGACTGGTCCATCAATTCCAATCCTTCACTTTTAGACCACAATTTCCATGCCTGAAATGATATTGGTATCCAAATGTTAAATTATCTATGAGAATATTAGAGTTCTTTCATTCAAGAGAAAGACAGGGATAGGGATAGGATGTACATAAGTGATGAGGCTTTCACCCTCTTCTGAAATATAAAATCGGCTGTTCCTTCTCCCGCTAATCATTTCTAAAAGGagaactccaaaactgaaaacatCTGATTTTACTGAAAAAAGTCCTTCCATAGCATATTCTGGAGACATATATCCACTGATTGAATTCATGGGAAACCAGATTAAATTAGCTAGCAATTACATTTGCAAAAGTTTCATTCATCATTTAGAATATATTTGAAGGAGAAAAGTTCATAGAAGGAAAGTTTTGTTCATACTTACTATGTCCCAACAATTCTATTTGTACTATTGTTGTCATTTCCTCGAAAAATCCTTGCCATTCCAAAGTCTGATATCTTCGGGTTCATTTCATAATCAAGCAAAACATTACTAGCTTTTAAATCCCGGTGAATAATTCTAAGTCGAGAATCTTCATGTAGATACAAGAGACCCTTGGCAACCCCGTTGATGATGCAAAGGCGTTTTTCCCAATCAAAATTTAAACCCGTGTTTGAATCTGCGAAGCACAAATGCACATAGAATTCAAATCAGTAAGTACCTTTCTACCTTCCATTAATTTCCAGTATATGATAGTAGGTGGTACAGAGTTCAAGAATCAAACCAAAAATAAAGAAATCGAGGCTTTTGTTGGGCATGTACTCATAGATAAGCAACTTCTCATTTTTTTCTAGGCAACATCCTAAGAGCCTGACAAGATTTCTGTGCTGTAATCTGGCGATTAAAGTGACTTCATTCATGAATTCATGTAGTCCTTGACTAGAAGTTGATGAGAGCCTCTTAACTGCAACTTCTTTGCCATCTTCTAATGTGCCCTGGAagcatttttaaattaatattgcaCAATGaaattctcatttttctttgtggaAGTATTGGAGATAGCGATCTGATAAGCTCTGTGCATTGGCTTGTGATTATCTACCAGATGCATTAGTAGTGCAGTATTAACAACCAAGCTTACCTTGTAAACTGGGCCAAATCCGCCTTGTCCAAGTTTAGTTTCATCAGAAAAATGCTTCGTTGCTTCATATACGATATTAAACGGTATCATAGGAAAATCCTGAGAATTCATTAGCATCTCTTCTTCTCGAGTGCTTTTACTTAAAGGGTCAACCCCAATTCTTCCTATTCCCAAGTGAAGTAATTGAACCTCTTGGCTAATTTCTTTCTCCTCTGCTGTAAAGAGTTTGTTAATATAAAAGAAAGGTTACAAAACGGTTGTAATATCCAGTTATCTACAAAGAATTTCCCCATACCCTTTTTAAGAATATTCCTTCTCCGTATGGCATAAATGGAGGAACCGAACAGCACTAACACTACAACCACTGCGGAAGTACTTGCAATGACTTTAATCTGATTTTTTTGGCCTCCTTTCCCTCCTGAAATGAACATTTTTTGGCTTTTATAATACATAtacatatagagagagagagagagagagagagagaaactgaattaaaaAGGATGACGATAATTACTCATTTATTATTTCTCACTTCCTCTTCATTTTTTAACTTTACCTTCAGTTCTTGTTGTTGAACCTGGAGCTGGAGGAGGACCTCCCGTGACCACAGTTGTATTATAATTAGGATAAATCTCACGCTGAAATCCGGTTTCGTTATAAAATGGATCATTTTCATACCGAATATTACAGCTCGGTAACAAGATTCTTCCTCCTTGCTTTCCTTGTAGTGGCAAATTTGAGATAGCAAACTGAAGACACCGAAGACAATCGAAGCCAGATAGGTCCGGTGTGCACTGCGCGAGGGTGTAAATTTTTTGAAACGTGGTAAAATTCGTTTCTTTGACTTCAAATTTTTTAGCACCTGATGGAGCACTTGCGGCCTCATTTGCTGTTTCGTTCATGGTTTTCTTCAGTAACTCGTTAAAACGTTCTGGGTCTGTGGCATTTTGTGCAATCATCATGCTTACAGCAGGGTACAATGCCAAGATGGATAAGATAGGTTGACTTGAATAACGCAAGAAGCACTCATCATACCATACCATGGCCTCTTTTCCGATGGGACATCGTCCAACGATGTCCTTTGTCGCATTGGTGACACAATTTTGGCAGATGTCGGAGCTAATATCGCCAAAGCATAGAGAGAGACCATAGACAACATCTGGGTCTTTCCCAGAAGATGAGGTATAAAGCCCATTAAGGCGTACGGCGGACGTTGAAAGTTGAGAGAGGAGATTATTAACGTTGGCCTGGTAGGTGCTATTTCCGGTGAAAGTGGTCGTGTTTGTGCAAATACTATAGGTATAAGTGGGCTGTGCTTCAGAGTTAATGGTAAAGCCAAGCAAGATTAAGGGAAGGAATAAGGAAAATTTATGAGGGATCATTTGGCAGATCAAATTCTTTTGCTCGATTTCTTTCAGAAAAATgtaatcaagattgaaattagtcaTATTGGCAGAGGGATTGCTTATAAGCATTCTTTTTTACTGGTTAATTAAGGTTTACGATACAGTTATGACTATGTCAAGCGAGGGATGATTTCTCAAACCAAGGCAATGAACTAAGTCAAACGAAAGTATCATCAGAGGTAGGCGAAAGTAGAAACAGCTAAGGGGATACAGAGATGATTTCGGCGGAAAATTGAACAAGTCTAAATGCTAGAAGGAAGACTAGGAATACAGCCAATGGATGGGATggatgtgtaaaaaaaaaaaaactagtagtTGAATTCATTTCGAATCGTAttagaatttattattattttttattaaacgcattagaatttatattattttttatatttaaatatgtaCCTAATCtgattataattatatgtataccattgaattcatttaattaataatttatatatattgttTGAAATTATATAAGTGACGGATTTTCAACAGAATCACATTAATTAGAGCTATATTTGTTGAACTCATCCAATTAATTCAATCTTTTGATCTGAGCCACCACGTTAACATAAGAAAAGGTGTTTCCATTGACTGTCACCAaacttttataaatatttttacctTATTTTGCTTTTAAAATAAAATGTTCCATTTGTTTGATTATTTAAAGTTCATACTTAATCATTTTATGCTTAGTGGGCTTGTGATGGACGATGGGAGATGTCCATGGATTCATGGTGGACGCGGGAAGTGTCGCTACGTTTGTAATAAGAGGAAGCCATGAGAGGGGTGATAGTTGGTAGGGACGAATGAATTAATGGACTAGAGGGGAGACTTTACGGAATATAAAGATTGGATTTAggttctaaaaataatttttaaggtagtatttaatattttaaatttaattaaaatattatttttttatttatattatttaatgatattacatgtatattaatatttaaatgctAAGAGAGTAATTTATGAAAAgttatttctcttaatttttaaaagttgaaagaatattttgattaggattaataagataatactattattttatatttaacagcTTATTTTAATCGAACACttctattttaaattattatataaataactaaCTACTAATTATTAATATCTAATAGttaataactattaaaaaaaGCTAATAACTACTAGAACAATTAATATTACCGAATATGACTTCACGCCAATTTAAACTAAACATCCTATAAATTTAATGCTTCTTTTAAATATGAAACTCATAATGCAGGGATTAGGGTTAAAAATTAAggttttcaattaaaattttttaaaaaaatcctgCTTATAGgactcaaatttaaaatttagagaaaaaaaaaatcaaaatgcaaAACGTTGGATTGAATGTCAATCCCTGTTTGTAATATGCTCTAAATGACAAGATACTATTTCCTGAtgacttttcttttattttcatagAGTTTTAGGGGATAACAGTCAAATATTTGTGAACATTTATGTAGAGAAATTATTAAGCCGAAGCCTAAAAGGAGAAATTATTAAACAAActtgaaaatttaattgaaaaagttAATTGAAAAAGATGGTCCGatcattttttctcttttaaatataACTGTGCACTACCTGCAAATCATAGTTATCTGATATACAATACTCTTAAATTGTTGTATGGGTACGTAATACAATTAATATAGAATACATAAGAGTAGGTTTAATTAATATATCTATTTAATTCACTAAatgttaattaataaattaataataaatatttattatatattttttaagatttaGATTTCATCGTCGTCTCattaaaacagaaaaaaaaaaaattcaaaatttctcGCAAGGCCATAACCCATTGATCAAAGTCCCATGAGAACTTAAATCAAAGAGTCCATAGGCCCATAACCCATTAAATCACAGTCCCATAAGAcccattaaatcatcaaaaattatattataccCTTATTATTCCATATAGGATTAACACATTAATGACAAACTAATAATAAGATAATAACTAAGTGAGAacatagtttaattttttttaaaaagttatttttaaactGCTTTATAAGACTCATCATTAttgatttattattataatattaatttattattcatATAAATTATCTTATATGAAATGAAGGTAATATCATGTAATTGCTTTTAATTCACAGAGTCCATAATGCCATAATCGATTAAAACagtcaaataaattaaaaaaaaaaaaaatcccaaagcGTTATTACATCACAATCAACGCAGTAATATACtttctctattttatttattttatgtctttaaaaattttacttagtgattaaaaaaaattattaaatcacttaaattataataaaattttttaatttaattaaattattttttatcttaattaagaGATTCGTTAATATGAATTATAATTGTGTTTAGTAGAGAtaaagataaaattttaaaaaaaaatatatgctttttaattttttaaaatgacaAATAATTacagataaaataatttttcaaaaagcTATACATATAAGTGAATAAAGGGAGGATTGAATTGAGTCTTAAATAATTCAACTCATTTACAAAATGAGTTTTATATTTATAgttataaaatttaaacttattaattttaattagctcttatataaaaaataacttaattttcataaaaaattaaatttaaattacaaataactatatttaataaatatattttatacattacttatatcataattttatataatatattattattaaataacatttttaaataaaataataaatatttataatataatgaaatacaataactaatataaatatttttataaatgagTCTGTTCGTGAATCTATTTAATAAGTCTATTCTTAATTAAATACTACTAAACTCGCATAGCTTATTTATTAAACGAGTTTAAAATTTGAGCTAGAACTTGATTTATTTTCTAAATGAGCTAAACTAAATTAAGCTTTTATAATCAAGTCTTaagtaatttttaaataatttgattCATTTATAATtctaaaatcaaaaattttattaacctaaaattaaaaatcttaaattaaaACGCTTCTATCTTTTTAAATCCCTTTCAATGATTACATATTTCATTTTATGCACATTTCTTTTTACTGTTTAGAGTcgttttgaaaaataaaataaaataaaatgttaaaaaaCCTGTCTATGGATCTTTATTAAATTGGCAGTGTATGTGGGGTAGTTCTTTACTGAGCTTAGACTTCACTCAAGTCAAGACTTGGGTTAAAATCATTGCACCTCTCTTCAGAAACGCCTATAATTTTTTCTTACAAAGCGGTTCATTGACGAATCAACGGCGGCTTTTAAATGCAATAGTCAATGAACCTATTCAACGCACCTTTAATGGTTTGGTTGCCTTTAGAAGAAAACGattcattataaatattaattaattcgcTCTACAggcttttttttttatgattaattAACTCATTCATTGGAAAatcttaaaattattagaaaactAAAATTAATgtagtaaataaaaaaataaaaattataaatagatttaaaatcagtaaaatttaaaaataatacttTATTAACATGATAGAATATGTTTAACCTGAAGCTTTCAGATACGTGGGTGCCTTGTAAATTTATACTAGTTTAAGGTGAAGCATGAATTTATTAAACGCTAATTATTAAAAACACTGCACCTAATAATTTCTCCTCAATTACGCCCCAAGCTACAATTTTCAACATATATATTACAAGAACTACGCAAAGTACTCAATAGAGTTTGCTGAATAATAGTTTTGCCATTCTTTTGGGCGATGCAATTGAAAAGGTTTATAACATCACAATCAACGAGGAGATACATTTGA
The sequence above is a segment of the Hevea brasiliensis isolate MT/VB/25A 57/8 chromosome 11, ASM3005281v1, whole genome shotgun sequence genome. Coding sequences within it:
- the LOC110652961 gene encoding cysteine-rich receptor-like protein kinase 15 isoform X1 translates to MLISNPSANMTNFNLDYIFLKEIEQKNLICQMIPHKFSLFLPLILLGFTINSEAQPTYTYSICTNTTTFTGNSTYQANVNNLLSQLSTSAVRLNGLYTSSSGKDPDVVYGLSLCFGDISSDICQNCVTNATKDIVGRCPIGKEAMVWYDECFLRYSSQPILSILALYPAVSMMIAQNATDPERFNELLKKTMNETANEAASAPSGAKKFEVKETNFTTFQKIYTLAQCTPDLSGFDCLRCLQFAISNLPLQGKQGGRILLPSCNIRYENDPFYNETGFQREIYPNYNTTVVTGGPPPAPGSTTRTEGGKGGQKNQIKVIASTSAVVVVLVLFGSSIYAIRRRNILKKAEEKEISQEVQLLHLGIGRIGVDPLSKSTREEEMLMNSQDFPMIPFNIVYEATKHFSDETKLGQGGFGPVYKGTLEDGKEVAVKRLSSTSSQGLHEFMNEVTLIARLQHRNLVRLLGCCLEKNEKLLIYEYMPNKSLDFFIFDSNTGLNFDWEKRLCIINGVAKGLLYLHEDSRLRIIHRDLKASNVLLDYEMNPKISDFGMARIFRGNDNNSTNRIVGTYGYMSPEYAMEGLFSVKSDVFSFGVLLLEMISGRRNSRFYISEEGESLITYAWKLWSKSEGLELMDQSLTRSSVAAEVLKCIHIGLLCVQDDPAERPTMSSVVVMLASDTLTLPQPKQPAFSIWQFVAGPAPFSSPKICSVNQLTLSNVLPR
- the LOC110652961 gene encoding cysteine-rich receptor-like protein kinase 25 isoform X6; the encoded protein is MLISNPSANMTNFNLDYIFLKEIEQKNLICQMIPHKFSLFLPLILLGFTINSEAQPTYTYSICTNTTTFTGNSTYQANVNNLLSQLSTSAVRLNGLYTSSSGKDPDVVYGLSLCFGDISSDICQNCVTNATKDIVGRCPIGKEAMVWYDECFLRYSSQPILSILALYPAVSMMIAQNATDPERFNELLKKTMNETANEAASAPSGAKKFEVKETNFTTFQKIYTLAQCTPDLSGFDCLRCLQFAISNLPLQGKQGGRILLPSCNIRYENDPFYNETGFQREIYPNYNTTVVTGGPPPAPGSTTRTEGGKGGQKNQIKVIASTSAVVVVLVLFGSSIYAIRRRNILKKAEEKEISQEVQLLHLGIGRIGVDPLSKSTREEEMLMNSQDFPMIPFNIVYEATKHFSDETKLGQGGFGPVYKGTLEDGKEVAVKRLSSTSSQGLHEFMNEVTLIARLQHRNLVRLLGCCLEKNEKLLIYEYMPNKSLDFFIFDSNTGLNFDWEKRLCIINGVAKGLLYLHEDSRLRIIHRDLKASNVLLDYEMNPKISDFGMARIFRGNDNNSTNRIVGT
- the LOC110652961 gene encoding cysteine-rich receptor-like protein kinase 15 isoform X2, encoding MLISNPSANMTNFNLDYIFLKEIEQKNLICQMIPHKFSLFLPLILLGFTINSEAQPTYTYSICTNTTTFTGNSTYQANVNNLLSQLSTSAVRLNGLYTSSSGKDPDVVYGLSLCFGDISSDICQNCVTNATKDIVGRCPIGKEAMVWYDECFLRYSSQPILSILALYPAVSMMIAQNATDPERFNELLKKTMNETANEAASAPSGAKKFEVKETNFTTFQKIYTLAQCTPDLSGFDCLRCLQFAISNLPLQGKQGGRILLPSCNIRYENDPFYNETGFQREIYPNYNTTVVTGGPPPAPGSTTRTEGGKGGQKNQIKVIASTSAVVVVLVLFGSSIYAIRRRNILKKEEKEISQEVQLLHLGIGRIGVDPLSKSTREEEMLMNSQDFPMIPFNIVYEATKHFSDETKLGQGGFGPVYKGTLEDGKEVAVKRLSSTSSQGLHEFMNEVTLIARLQHRNLVRLLGCCLEKNEKLLIYEYMPNKSLDFFIFDSNTGLNFDWEKRLCIINGVAKGLLYLHEDSRLRIIHRDLKASNVLLDYEMNPKISDFGMARIFRGNDNNSTNRIVGTYGYMSPEYAMEGLFSVKSDVFSFGVLLLEMISGRRNSRFYISEEGESLITYAWKLWSKSEGLELMDQSLTRSSVAAEVLKCIHIGLLCVQDDPAERPTMSSVVVMLASDTLTLPQPKQPAFSIWQFVAGPAPFSSPKICSVNQLTLSNVLPR